Genomic DNA from Podospora pseudoanserina strain CBS 124.78 chromosome 4, whole genome shotgun sequence:
ACCAGGCAGGTATCCTGTCCGAAACCACCTTCAGCATGTTCGTTGTTATGGCTTTGGTCACAACCGTAGCCACGACCCCCATGACAAAGCTGCTGTATCCCAAGTGGTACCAAACCAAGGTTGAGCGATGGAGAAAGGGTGAGATCGACTGGGACGGCAACGAGTTGAACCCCTCTGAGAGCCTGCAGGGCGGTCTCAAGAAGGGCGTCGACTCTCAGATCCGCCGTCTCATGGTTCATCTCCGTCTCGACAGTCTCCCCagcctcttcaccttcatcaccatcctcagcCCTGAAAGCGTCACCAAGAAGCAGGTCGAGCCCGAAACCCCTGATGCCGAGTCCGCCGAGGTCATCATCAAGAAACGCCCCCTGGAAGTCCACGGTATGCGCATTCTCGAGCTCACCGACCGTACCTCATCCGTCATGCACCTCACCGAAGGCGAAGACTTTTACTCTCTCCGCGACCCCGTGGTCAACGCCTTCCGCACCTTCTCCCAGCTCCACGACGTCGCCGTCTCGGGCCGCGTCGCCGTCGTCCCCGCCGACTCCTACGCCGAAACTCTCATGACCCAAGCCCACGAAGTCTCCTCCGACTTCGCCCTGATCCCCTGGGGCGAAAGCGGCTCCATGTCCGAAGACCAGTCCTTTCCCGTCACAGCCGACACCAACGAGCGCTTCAAATCCTTCACCCATCTCGATTTCATCAGCCAGACCCTCGAGAAAGCCTCCGCCATCTGCAACGCAGGCATCTTCATCGACAACGGCTTCGGCGGCATCACCAAGCCCGTCGACCGCCCCGAGCTCCAACGCACCAAATCCGCCATCTCTATCCGCAACCAAGCCGACGTCGCCGTCCTCCCCGTCGCCAACAAGTCCCACCacgtcttcttccccttcttcggCGGCGCCGACGACCGCGTCGCGCTGCGCATCGTTCTTCAACTAGCCAAGAACCCCCACGTCTCGGCCACCATCGTCCGGATCAACAGCagcgaaaaagaaaaactgTCCTCCACTGCCAAATCCGCTGCTGCGTCGACCACCACGACGGAAGACAACAGCGAGACCAACAAGACTGccgtctcttcttctcccgtCTCTGGAACTgacgttgaggatggtgcgCTTTACGCCACGCTCAAGAGTTCTCTCCCGGAAGACCTCGCTACTAGAGTGAATTTCTCTGAGGCGGATGTCCCCACTGGGAAGGAGGAACTTAAGGAGATTATCCTGCTTGCTCAACAAGCGGTGGGCAACACGAGGGACAATGccggtgatgttgtcgttTTGGGCCGACGCAATGCCAAGAAGGGGTTTGCTGAGGTCAGTGGGAGCAGCAGTAGCGCTGCTGGTGGCGGGGTGCCGGACCTGAAGAATACcgttggggaggtggcggagaggttgatcACCACGGGGATCAGGGCTAGTTTGTTGGTTATTCAGGCtggggggcgggggcagGCTTGATGagtcttgatgatggtgatgatggatgttgaggttAATGATTGTGTGATGGATGTTTGGGAATGATTATATGTGTaaggatggatgggatgaatgGTTATAGGTCACGGGGTCATGCTCTCGGACACTACAACTGATGGTAATATGGGAATAGGAGCGTGATACCCCCTCTTTCGTTTTTGGGATTATGTTAGGTATATAGGTCATGGTTTATGGGTAGCGATCTAGTTTGCATACATAACGAGTGGTTGTTTTGTATCCTCTGATTTGTTATAGCTGTTCCCGGAGCAGGTAATCGGGATGCTCCTCTCCCAAGCTTCCATGCAATCCTGTTTGCAGTGACTGATGAAGACCTAGTCAAATCGCCGACCATACCACTTTTAAGATTCCGCCAACGACTTCACACACGCCTGCTGAAACACACGAAAAGGAAAAcactttctcttcttttttttatctaCCGCAAAGCACCTAACCTCTCCAAATGCCCGCAATGCGCCCCAGACCTTAAAATACCACAGAATTTGCATTTACATGATTTCAAAGACAGCAGAAAGCAGCCTCCTCGTGGTGATGTGTGTTCTATGCCAAGAAGCCAGAGGGACTATCCAACCTTGCAGTGAAGCAAAAGTAAGAGAGAAAGGCGAGACAAAAGCCATATCGGAAACACAAGCGTAGCAATATACCACACCCTGGGGGAGCCGTCTCTCCAACTTTGTACAACACTCTTGTCTCCCCGCAAACTTATTGCGTCccattcaccccctccttcaccaacttCCCCTCCGTCTTCTCAAGATACTCAACCATATCCGCAATCGtcgccaccctcaacccccacctcctcgcaAAATCCACGCACGCCtgccccctcatcatccccggctcctccctcaccgcccgtccctcaacctcaatcccatcctccaccaactcgCTAATCACTCCCGCAGGCTTCTTCCCTGCCAACCTACACAAGTCGATAGCAGCCTCGGTATGCCCCCGTCGATCcctcacacccccctccctcgccctaAGCGGAAAAACATGTCCCGGCCTCCTGAACGTCTCGGGGGTGGAGGCAGGATCAGCAAGCTGCCTGCACACCAGCGCGCGGTCGTGGGCCGAGATGCCCGTCGTGACGGACGGGTCGGCCGAGTCGACCGAGATGGTGTAGGCGGTCGTGCGGAGGTCCTGGTTGTGGGTGACCATCTGGGGGAGGTCGAGGGACGAGCAGCggtcggggaggatgggggcgCAGATGAGCCCGCTGGAGTGCCGGATCATGAAGGCCATTTGTTGGGTCGTGATTGACtcggcggcgatgatgaggtcgGCTTCGTTTTCGCGGGAGgggtcgtcgaggatgacgacgaatTCGCCGTTGCctggggggcggggggcggGGAGTTAGCATAGGGGGTTTGGGtaggggagggaaagggggagcaTACGGAAGGCCTCGATTGTGTCGGGGATGGAGTCGAACTGTGAGGAGTCGATGTTGTCgactgcggtggtggtggagggcatTGTTGGGGCTTTGTTATGTGCGCTTCCAACTGGAAGTCGCTACGGCACAAGAGTTGAAAGGGTATAAACGTTCAGATTATTTTGTTTGGTTTGCGGCGACAACGGTCAAGCAGGATGCGCGCGCGcaatgatggtggtgctgggacCGAGTTAGCTGTCTGGCTGGCGCTCGGTAGGTCGTTCGGTTGCAGTGGGGGTTCAGTCGGCTCAATTGCGACTTGTGAGGGGTCCCCGAAAAATTATAAAGTTGGAGAGCGACTTCGGGGCGAATGCACCAAGGGTCCTATTGTATAGCGGCGGCGACTTTCATTACTCGGCTTCCTTAGGAGGAGTCTGGATTGGGACGAGACAGTggtatatatgtatatacAGCTCGGTGATCACCTGCCAATTTATGACGGTGAACCCAGTCGCTCGGTACAAGTCACACGAGGACGTCTTTATTCGGCAGCGGGCGGCAGGGTATCCCGATTGTGGGGTTACTTTCACCACACTGACGATGCCGAAGAGTTGGTCTGTTTGACGTGATCACTATTTGCTATGGCTTTTACAAATCTACAAATTCAAGGGAGGGATAGTGAGAGAGAATGAATATGTCACCAATTACCAACTATCCAGGTCCCTTTACATAACATTGTCCCCTACAAGATGACGGTCGCTGACAAACACCCGCCATGCCATTGACCGCATGCCCACATGGAATTTCTCATCTGGCTCCTCGCTGCGGGCGGCGGCTCGGCTTTCACAGGAACAGATTCCCCGCGGCTGATGGATGGACGGCTGCGGGGCACAAACGCCGAGCCAACGCTAGAATTGTTCTGGAACCCTGCAAGTCCTTGGCAGTAAGACCCATGTCGCTGGGAATCTGCATCTGACGTTGCGCGCGCGCAAGCCAATTCCAGCCCTTCTCTCAAAAACCTCAGCATCCTGCAAGGTGCCCGccagccaacatcatcaccatgcggccctccctcctccgcccagCCACTCCCCGGGCTCTTCTCCGAAGACCGTCACAAATACcccaccgtctcctccccctcctcgcccacccatcacaacaaccaaaccccccaccatGTCGCCCCCAcagcacaaccaccacctccagcgTCAACGAAACCGAAATCTCCCACTTCTCCTCCCTAGCCTCCTCCTGGTGGGACCCCCACggcccctcccgccccctccacctcatgaacccccaccgccacgaCTTCATCcgctcctgcctctcctcctccccaacctcccccccttacTCCTCCCTAACCTACCTCGACATCGGCTGCGGAGGAGGCATCTTCGCCGAATCCGCCGCCCGCCTCcccgccaccctctccataACCGGGATCGACGCCTCCCCCGTCATAATCTCCGTCGCCAAATCCCACGCCAGACGAgacccctccctcgcccaaaaGCTAAGCTACCTCAACTCCCCAATTGAgtccctcgtcctccccccagTCGACATCGTCACTTGCTTTGAAGTAATCGAGCACGTCGATTACCCCTCTCAGTTTTTGGGGGAACTGATAAAGTTTGTCAGGCCGGGCGGGTGGGTCGTCATGAGCACCATTGCGAGGACGTGGACGAGCTGGGTGACTACCAATCTTGTGGCGGAGGATATCTTGAAGATGGTGCCAAAGGGGACGCACGACTGGGACAAATACCTTCATGAGTATGAGCTGCGGGAGTGGTTTAGCAAGGAAAACTCACGGGAAGGGAAAAAGGTTTGGGGAGACgcgagggtgatgggggtggtgtttgtgccggggtgtgggtggaaggaggtcaaggggAGTGAGAAGCTTGGGAATTATTTCTTTGGTGTGCAGAGGTTGGTTTAGGCCAGGGGGGGTTACCTCAGAATTGAGAGAGGGAAGTTGTGTATGATTATGATCTGGGCGGGACGGGGGTGGATAAAAAGCAAGAAATGCCGCATCACTATTGTAGGGGGAAATAAAATGTTGAAAGCAGAGGCGCAAAATCAGATGATAGCACATGGTTGCGGGTTTCTGTTCTCCGCAGAGATGTCATTCTTagacagaagaaaaaagcaaaTGATCATGTACCCTATCCAACACTGAACCCATTTTAAGTGACCCTCTAGTGTTATGAACAACCAGaacagcaacatcaccaccaccctaaACGATAGGCTTCGACATGGGAGCAATAAGACCCTGCTTGACGATAACCCTCGGCTTGGTAGCGCTCTGGAACGTCTCCTTGGTCTGCCATTCCGGCCCAACAGGCAGACGCAACGAGCGCTCGTATTGCTGTTGAGACTCGAATGGGAATGGTAGCGAGGTAGCGAGGTAGGCATCGTTCTATCATGTCTGTTAGCATCGTCGTCCCTTGAAATGTTGAAAACCGAGCCAGCAAACAtaccttcttcaccctcctctcgcTGATAATAGCATCCTTCAGCTTGTAATCCTTTCTGCTCGTCTTCTTGACACCCTCCACCTTGGTCACGAACCGCCCCTTGTGCCGCCTCTGTTCGCGAGCACTGACACCCTCGCCCACCCAGCTGCCCCAGCCAGGAAGGGTGTTGTCGATTTccttgtcgtcgtcttcgtccaTGATCTCGGCCTTTTCCCTGCGGAAGTCACCTACGACGTCCTCGCCGGCGAAGGCGCGCTTGATAAGCTCTTGATCGCGGATGGCCATGGGAAGGTGGATGGCGTCAGAGCCGTCAGTGTCATTGCCATCATCCGCCTCGGCAGTCTTGGACTTTGGCTTGGATGACTTGGTAGCAAGCGCAACGGAGTTGGACAGATCGAGCTCCGGTGCCGGGGCCTTGCCGGCCGCTTTCTTGCTCTTGCGACCCTCTTGCGGCACGCGAGACCAGGCTCCAGGCGCGCTGGGTGCTGATACTACTGGCTCAGCTTCGACAGCCTTCTTTTGGTTCCGAGATGGTGCTTCAGTCATTTCCACGTCGTCCTTGAAGACGACTGGTTCAGAGGActtcgccgccttcttctttgacTTGGGTGAGTTGGCTGGGAGCTTAGCGTCCGCCCTGCCCATGCCATACTGGCGACGGCCAATATCCATCTCCTCGCCAGACTCCTCCGCCTCAGAGTCGAGTTCACGACGTATTTGTGCCACAAGATCATCGTTCTCTTTCCTCCGGATCTCCTCGCCTCTCTGCATAAACTTCATGCTCATCAGCCCAGACTTTGGttcatcgtcatcgctgTATTGAGCCGCCCGGTCGAGCTCAGACAACAGCTTCTgcttctcatccttctcGTCGCCAGATCCCATTGAAACATCAGAGTCATCATCGGAGTT
This window encodes:
- a CDS encoding hypothetical protein (COG:P; EggNog:ENOG503NV2B); the protein is MAGGELTGNSTGAPPQAGVLEGVNPIVYTPSNPITLFIVQAIIVIIFCQLLAYPLRWLHQPRVIAEVLGGILLGPTVMMRIPGFEAAIFPPASMPVFNNVANLGLIIFLFLVALEVDIRLFTQNWKAALSVGMAGMILPFGLGFAIAWGLYKEFHVDEAIGFGVFGLFIGTALAITAFPVLCRILSELNLLRSGVGVTVLAAGIGNDVTGWVLLALCVALTNNSSGLAALWALLCCIGWTLFLIFAIRPPFIWILKRTGSLHNGPTQGMVALTLLMVLASSWFTGIIGVHPIFGAFLVGLICPHDGGFAIKLTEKIEDLISVLFLPLYFALSGLKTNLGLLNDGITWGYCIGVIACAFAGKIIGGTLAARANKLLWRESFTIGALMSCKGLVELIVLNIGYQAGILSETTFSMFVVMALVTTVATTPMTKLLYPKWYQTKVERWRKGEIDWDGNELNPSESLQGGLKKGVDSQIRRLMVHLRLDSLPSLFTFITILSPESVTKKQVEPETPDAESAEVIIKKRPLEVHGMRILELTDRTSSVMHLTEGEDFYSLRDPVVNAFRTFSQLHDVAVSGRVAVVPADSYAETLMTQAHEVSSDFALIPWGESGSMSEDQSFPVTADTNERFKSFTHLDFISQTLEKASAICNAGIFIDNGFGGITKPVDRPELQRTKSAISIRNQADVAVLPVANKSHHVFFPFFGGADDRVALRIVLQLAKNPHVSATIVRINSSEKEKLSSTAKSAAASTTTTEDNSETNKTAVSSSPVSGTDVEDGALYATLKSSLPEDLATRVNFSEADVPTGKEELKEIILLAQQAVGNTRDNAGDVVVLGRRNAKKGFAEVSGSSSSAAGGGVPDLKNTVGEVAERLITTGIRASLLVIQAGGRGQA
- the COQ3 gene encoding Hexaprenyldihydroxybenzoate methyltransferase, mitochondrial (COG:H; EggNog:ENOG503NZTD; BUSCO:EOG09263SZM), yielding MRPSLLRPATPRALLRRPSQIPHRLLPLLAHPSQQPNPPPCRPHSTTTTSSVNETEISHFSSLASSWWDPHGPSRPLHLMNPHRHDFIRSCLSSSPTSPPYSSLTYLDIGCGGGIFAESAARLPATLSITGIDASPVIISVAKSHARRDPSLAQKLSYLNSPIESLVLPPVDIVTCFEVIEHVDYPSQFLGELIKFVRPGGWVVMSTIARTWTSWVTTNLVAEDILKMVPKGTHDWDKYLHEYELREWFSKENSREGKKVWGDARVMGVVFVPGCGWKEVKGSEKLGNYFFGVQRLV
- the RIB3 gene encoding 3,4-dihydroxy 2-butanone 4-phosphate synthase (COG:H; BUSCO:EOG09263Z8I; EggNog:ENOG503NVCF) encodes the protein MPSTTTAVDNIDSSQFDSIPDTIEAFRNGEFVVILDDPSRENEADLIIAAESITTQQMAFMIRHSSGLICAPILPDRCSSLDLPQMVTHNQDLRTTAYTISVDSADPSVTTGISAHDRALVCRQLADPASTPETFRRPGHVFPLRAREGGVRDRRGHTEAAIDLCRLAGKKPAGVISELVEDGIEVEGRAVREEPGMMRGQACVDFARRWGLRVATIADMVEYLEKTEGKLVKEGVNGTQ